From the genome of Biomphalaria glabrata chromosome 17, xgBioGlab47.1, whole genome shotgun sequence, one region includes:
- the LOC106055575 gene encoding sodium- and chloride-dependent glycine transporter 2-like: MSDEKIFSDDKEESVSISSSVAGSGKYTVKKQTRFSTPLALFLSCLGCVVGTGNIWRFPRILANNSQDEGCLVFIIVWVIFLLLWSIPILIVEYGTGRFTQKAVIGSFQELGGAKVTWCGAWICLVSFCISCYYVVILGWCFYYIIYFIANELPQDATESRKIFKDFAEDSYWPILTTGIAVLLAALSVSKGVKTIEKVCTYLVPVLLLILLFTFVWSLTREYADVGIKYMFTPHWDSFSNPRVWVDAVTQNAFDTGAGAGLLIPYAAYMSKHHGIVRYATVVPTVNNLVSLISGITIFSTVFSSLIASTPYVTNSDIVGIIKDSGPGSTGLTFIWIPVLFESVGVFGRVLACLFFLCLSLAGLTSIIASFELFTHTLVDFNLRRPFAILINTCLIFGFGMLSATNINILTNQDFVWSFALIINGFMLIILVFKVGVRNFRERVINSFGSDDWRLNIAWEWIIAVIVPLEGLAVIVWWSVDLIESPPGDEWYEFGRETFLTTIVQWLGLLILIILTNILVSCVCHWRRKKRDQEGAPVLTRYSPNYSATRENPFRQQDQANL, encoded by the exons atgtcagACGAAAAGATTTTCTCAGATGATAAAGAAGAATCTGTCAGTATTTCTTCTTCTGTGGCAGGATCTGGGAAATATACTGTG AAGAAACAAACTAGGTTTTCGACTCCGTTGGCCTTGTTCCTGTCATGTCTTGGCTGTGTCGTAGGAACCGGAAACATTTGGAGATTTCCCAGAATTCTAGCCAACAACAGTCAAGACGAGG GTTGCCTCGTGTTCATCATAGTCTGGGTTATCTTCCTACTCCTCTGGTCCATACCAATACTTATCGTCGAGTACGGCACAGGAAGGTTCACGCAGAAGGCTGTCATTGGATCTTTCCAAGAGCTGGGCGGTGCCAAGGTCACGTGGTGTGGGGCCTGGATTTGTCTGGTGTCCTTTTGCATATC TTGCTACTACGTAGTCATCCTGGGCTGGTGTTTCTATTACATCATTTATTTCATCGCCAACGAGCTGCCGCAAGACGCCACAGAGAGCCGCAAGATATTCAAAGACTTCGCTGAG GACAGCTACTGGCCTATCCTAACAACTGGCATCGCTGTTCTATTGGCTGCTCTCTCAGTCAGCAAAGGTGTGAAAACTATAGAGAAGGTCTGCACCTACCTTGTGCCGGTGCTGCTGCTGATTCTGTTGTTTACTTTCGTTTGGTCATTGACCAGGGAGTACGCGGATGTCGGCATCAAATATATGTTTACACCGCACTGGG ATTCCTTCTCAAATCCTAGAGTGTGGGTGGATGCAGTCACGCAGAACGCCTTCGACACCGGGGCAGGAGCCGGCTTGCTGATTCCCTACGCAGCTTACATGAGCAAGCATCACGGGATAGTGCGATACGCCACCGTGGTGCCCACAGTGAACAACCTGGTCAGTTTGATCTCTGGGATAACTATATTCTCCACCGTCTTCTCGTCGCTGATTGCCTCTACGCCATACGTGACCAACTCTGACATCGTTGGCATCATTAAGGACAGCGGCCCTGGGAGTACTGGCCTGACATTTATCTG GATTCCAGTTTTATTCGAGTCAGTTGGTGTGTTTGGGAGAGTCCTGGCATGCCTGTTCTTCCTGTGTTTGTCTCTGGCTGGCCTGACTTCAATAATCGCAAGTTTTGAACTGTTCACCCACACCTTGGTAGATTTTAACT TGAGAAGACCTTTTGCCATCCTTATAAATACCTGCCTTATATTTGGCTTTGGCATGTTGTCTGcaacaaacataaacatactTACTAACCAG GATTTCGTCTGGTCATTTGCACTCATCATTAACGGCTTTATGCTCATCATTTTAGTGTTTAAAGTTGGCGTTAGGAATTTCCGAGAACGAGTCATCAACAGCTTTGGTTCAGATGACTGGAGACTAAACATAGCATGGGAATGGATCATAGC gGTGATAGTGCCTCTAGAAGGTTTGGCCGTGATCGTATGGTGGTCAGTTGACCTCATAGAATCTCCCCCTGGAGATGAGTGGTACGAATTTGGCAGAGAAACTTTCCTAACTACGATAGTACAG TGGTTAGGTCTCCTGATACTTATCATCCTGACAAACATTCTGGTGAGCTGCGTCTGCCACTGGAGAAGGAAGAAAAGAGATCAAGAAGGGGCCCCAGTACTGACCAGATACAGCCCCAACTACTCAGCCACGAGGGAAAACCCCTTCAGGCAACAGGATCAAGCAAATCTATAA